In Geotrypetes seraphini chromosome 4, aGeoSer1.1, whole genome shotgun sequence, a single window of DNA contains:
- the LOC117359944 gene encoding homeobox protein vent1-like produces the protein MARTPFSVEWLAQSSRGQTSREASIADALGESLSVLSGCFSLRDNEAVTYPSLQMTPRAGERTGLPKKSEKELSPGETASLAGAGPSCSSGADSGYESETCRSDCTSPEREPADEVPATAEESCRLRRRLRTAFSAQQLSTLEKTFCQQKYLRANERHRLADRLKLSEVQIKTWFQNRRMKMKRQMQDTSPYTFHPASFYNITHYRQQNVPPFQYSHYYCCYY, from the exons ATGGCCAGAACCCCCTTTTCCGTCGAATGGCTCGCCCAGAGCAGCCGTGGCCAAACGAGCAGGGAAGCGAGCATTGCAGACGCTTTAGGGGAGTCGCTGTCAGTCCTCAGTGGTTGTTTCTCTCTTCGAGACAATGAAGCTGTAACTTATCCGAGCCTGCAGATGACTCCCCGAGCTGGAGAAAGGACAGGGCTCCCAAAGAAAAGCGAAAAAGAGCTCAGCCCTGGAGAGACTGCCTCTTTAGCAG GTGCCGGGCCAAGTTGTAGCAGTGGAGCAGACTCTGGCTATGAGAGCGAGACGTGTCGTTCAGATTGCACCTCACCAGAGAGAGAGCCAGCAGACGAGGTGCCAGCCACAGCGGAAGAGAGCTGCAGATTGAGGCGCAGGCTTAGGACGGCATTCAGTGCCCAGCAGCTGAGCACCCTGGAGAAAACCTTTTGCCAGCAGAAGTACCTGAGAGCAAATGAGAGGCATCGATTGGCTGATAGACTTAAACTGTCAGAAGTTCAG ATAAAAACATGGTTCCAGAACCGTCGCATGAAGATGAAACGGCAGATGCAGGACACGAGCCCATATACATTCCATCCAGCTTCATTTTACAATATTACTCACTATAGGCAGCAGAATGTGCCTCCTTTTCAATATTCCCattattattgttgttattattag